Below is a window of Musa acuminata AAA Group cultivar baxijiao chromosome BXJ3-11, Cavendish_Baxijiao_AAA, whole genome shotgun sequence DNA.
taaaatattattaccaCTATTGCACCATCTAAAACAAGAGTTGAGTACTGTATCAATGCCACTACTGTTGTGTAATTCAATTAGAACATCAACTTATACTCTGAGTTGGTGTTTCATTCTCAGATAAGATATATTGTCGGTGTTTTATTTTCGGATATGATATATTGTAATTGACTTTCAGTTTGTCAAAAATTGTATATCTCATGTTCATACTTTTGACAAATTAGAAAACTTTCTCACAAAATcattttcttataaaatattctaCTTACATAGTTTCAAGATTGATATTCATAACAAAAGTTCAATCTTATAAGTGCATGATAGAGAATCATTCGTATGAGTAATATCACGAAACAAATAATTGACAAAAAGTGATCACAAGATATACTTACTATGAATATCAACACCACACATCAAGGAAACAAACAGTCTTCTATTCACATATTTACCAACTAAAAGGTTTGAGATGGCTCCTAATATATATATTAGGAGATGCAACAAGAGACTAAATGGTACAACAGCAATCAACAAACCATTACATAATATGCAATGTTGTCAGATTTTTCTTTCATGATGAAGATTATTTTAGTGCATAAGTTTTTATCAAAGGTTTGTTTCCTCTATTCCCAACCTGTACAAACAACTAATTATGACAAACTTGTGTTAGGGAATAAGAAGAACATTAAAGGAGATGAATACACAATGCAGAAGCAATCTTTTCTATTGGGATTTCTGAAGGAAGCACAAGATcgtataaatcaaaataaaactaTTGCTTTATGCAGTTGTACTGAAATTTTCTCTACTTCAGTGAGTGATGTTActcttagatctatctatctatctatctgtgcTGGTCCAAATCAAGAAATTACCAGAACAAATTTCCCGAGATCAGATGCATTATCCACCAAAAACcaggccctctctctctctctctctctctctctctctctctctctctattatatatgtatgtatgcctCAACAGGATAGTCTCGGTTACCTTCTTATGGTCCTTCTGGCTGGATCCTTAATCTGGCAGGACGAAGCAGGAAAGTTgcagaaagaaaaggaggagcGCATCAAAAATTGAAGTGCTTGGGCGCAGGAGAAGTACTCTGACCGGCTTTCCAAGGTACTTCTTGTTGACTACTTCTTTGGAAGGCTCGATAAAGAGAAATCATCTGAAGAAGCCACCCACCTCGTTATTTTTCATGAGGATTTCTGGTTTCAGGATTGCTATTAGTTTATGAGTGttcattcttgaaaactttgataTAACTTGTCTGCTTCATAATGTGTTCTTTCTTTAATGTGAGAAACAGGAGGCATTTCTCTGCTCATGTATTGAATTGCATTGTTGCTTTTAGATAGTAACTTATGTCTAATTCGCATCATTTATGATGGATTGTTCATTTAGGCATTCTATGTGCTTTAGCTAGCGCTAAATCAACACATTCTGTAGATGGTGTTGTTGTCTCTCTCATTTCTTGGATTATATATACGTCAATGATTTGGAGGATGAGACTAAACACTTGATGAATGACAAGACAAAACTGGAAACAAGTCAGGAGGCTGAAACGGAGGTAATAAGTTGATTTTAGCTGCTATCAAGTACAAGATTGAGATATGTATCCTTGTTTGATGTACTTGTAGCATTCTTGTTTGATGAAGAAACTAAGCTAAGTGTTGGGGTAATTCGTGCGATTCGAAGGTCAAGTTGTGGGCTTTCGTTCTGTAGCACgcaaccaagaataaacatacatCGACTATTTAATCAAGTGCAAACATGATTTTCTCACACACACATAGATATTTTTAATGTTTTCACTTATTTGTGTATCaattaattatcttttttttattcttaagaatattttaatttttttttcctattcatgtgagttaattatttttttgatatgatttgatttatattaattatattttttttgaaactcTGTGCATACTATCTGTTATCTTTAAATTGAAATATATGAAATCTATGATCTCTTAATTATTTAAaaacatatatttaaattaagatTCCGATCCTATGTAGCCTATCTGACATGAAAtttattcatatgattttatttttaatgattttttttattttttaaaaaaaaactattttattaatatttagttCATGCAAAATAGTTTTTAAATTGTATTAATCATATTTCAGTTCTGGAACATTTAATCTTGTATTTTGTAAATTTTACATGTTATTAtggtttttttaataattaaaaatcattattctataattatattaaaaaaattgtaGAAAAATTAATCAATTTGAATTCGGGTCCGAACTGAGTCGGATCAGGCTAACCAAGTCCGGAGCAGCCGGACCAAGGCGCGACTTTGGTTCGGCTAAGGCTCGGAAAATTCGAGTGCGGGATCAAATGAGGCGTGAGAAATGCTTAAACCGAATAATACCAGCTTGACCGAATCAGCTCGGTTCAGAATGATTCTGGATTGATTATTTTGACTAAATCAAACTTATTTGATCAAATGAGGCTTTTATAGAATTTATCTGCATCCTCTTATCGAAAATAGATTGTCATTTGACTTGGCGATGTTTTGACTGGAATAATGCAAGCGTCCAACGTCGGAGTGTGATGGGGCTCAACCTACAACAGTGTCTTTGATTCCACACCATCGAAAGGCAGGCCCTCATTCACGGTGTAAAAGAGGGATTCTTTGAGTGCAACCATTGCATAACTAACCactgcatctttttcttttctttgatggCCATCATTTGACATAATGGATTAGTGGAGGATTTGCTTTTCCTgttcatgtcttttttttttcctttgaaaaAGATGGTTCTTATGTCAGGCTCTCAGCAGGTAAAGGGAAGAACTAGACATAAAAACAGATGTATAATTGATAGATATGTATGCACAATGAATACCAATCGATCATCATTCTAGTTTGCTGCAAAGAAACCCCAGTGGCACCAAAACATGAAACCAGGCACCTATTCGAAAGCCAAGACTACCAACCAAAAGCATTGCAGATGCATGACACACGACCAGCAGCAAACCAAACACATCAGAAGAGTATGACACCGGCATGAGAAAGAGTTCCTAGTGGGCAGGGCTGCTCTTCTCCCCCTCCTTCTCCTCGGCCTTGTGGTAACCCGGCAGCTTCTCCATCAGCTTCCCCAGGatacccttcttctccttccccTCGTGGCCCTCGCCCTCGTGCTCCGCCACGCACGCAACAGGGACGTCCTCCGCTGGCTTCTTGTGGCCGGGCAGTTTCTCTTTGATCTTCTCCAGGAaccctttcttctcctcctccccctcagGACCGGCTTCTACCTTGACGGTCGACTCCTCCACCTTCTCCACGATCACTTCAGTGTCGTCACCGTCGGTCACCACCGCTGCCGCCACGACCTCATGCTCGACATGGACCTCCGTCAACTTCGCTTCTTCTTCGCCCTCTTTCTTCTCGCAGCCGAGCTTCTCCTTGATCTTCTCCTTCAgccctttcttctttttcttcttctctttgttctctcctccatcttcttcttcttcatcatcactcGACTGTGCACACACGGTAACAATCAACAAACGAGTCAAGGATGATCGGGTATACGGCGGAGAAACCATAAAAGAGGAACCGGTGAGACGAACTTACCGAGCTAGAGCTGGAGCTGTGAGACCGGTGCAGCTTCTCCAACAGGCCTTCCTTCTTATCCTCCTCCTTCCCGGCTTCCTCTAAGTGGATCTTCTCCACCCCGCTAACCAAGACCTCCTCATGGCACTCCTCCGtcttttcctcctctttcttcttccccAGGAAGTCGAACAAACCCCGGTCTTGCACCTCCACCTCCTCACCACTCTCCACAGCCTTGTGGTGCTCCTCCGCCATGAGATCACCAAATAAAAGA
It encodes the following:
- the LOC135653383 gene encoding dehydrin DHN1-like, producing the protein MAEEHHKAVESGEEVEVQDRGLFDFLGKKKEEEKTEECHEEVLVSGVEKIHLEEAGKEEDKKEGLLEKLHRSHSSSSSSSSDDEEEEDGGENKEKKKKKKGLKEKIKEKLGCEKKEGEEEAKLTEVHVEHEVVAAAVVTDGDDTEVIVEKVEESTVKVEAGPEGEEEKKGFLEKIKEKLPGHKKPAEDVPVACVAEHEGEGHEGKEKKGILGKLMEKLPGYHKAEEKEGEKSSPAH